The Streptomyces tubercidicus DNA segment CCCGGCCCGGTGCGGGGGCGGACCGGCTGTCCTGGTGGGTGCCGGGGCAGAAGACTCGGCGGTATGACGACGACGAGTGTTGAGTTCTCCCGTTCGGCTGCCGTTCCGGAAGCGGCCTCAGGCAGCGACTTCGCGGGGCTGTCGCGCCGGATCGTGGCGGCGGGGCTGTTGCGGCGGCGGCCCGGGTATTACGCGGTGCGGATCGCGCTGGTGACGATGGCGTTCGCGGGTGGGTGGGTGGCGTTCTTCACGCTGGGTGACAGCTGGTGGCAGCTGGCCGTGGCGGCGTTTCTGGCGTTGGTGTTCGCGCAGGTCGCGCTGGTCACTCATGATGTGGCGCACCGACAGGTGTTCCGCGGGCGCCGGCCGAGCGAGATCGGCGGTCTGCTGTTCGGCAACCTGGGGGTGGGGATGTCGTACGGCTGGTGGATGAACAAGCACACCCGGCATCACGCCAACCCGAACCACGAGGAGCTGGACCCGGACGTGGCGCCGGACATTCTGGTGTGGTCACGGGACCAGGCGCGGGCCGCTACGGGGCTGCCTCGCTTCATCGGCCGTTATCAGGCGCAGTTGTTCTTCCCGTTGCTGACGCTGGAAGGGTTCAACCTGCGGGTGGCGAGCATCCGGGCGCTGCGGTCGCCCACCATGAAGCATTGGGGAAGCGAGGCCGCGCTGCTGCTGACACATATCGTCCTGTATCTCAGCGCGCTGTTCCTGGTGCTGTCGCCCGGTAAGGCGGTCACCTTTCTCCTCGTCCACCAGGCGGTCTTCGGTGTCTACTTGGGGTGCACCTTCGCGCCGAATCACAAGGGGATGCCGACGCTGACGGGCGGCGCCCGGCCGGACTTTCTGCGCCGTCAGGTGCTGACGTCACGGAATGTCCGGGGCGGGGTGCTGACCGACCTCCTGCTCGGTGGGCTCAACTATCAGATCGAGCACCACCTGTTCCCCAGCATGCCGACACCGCATCTGCGGCGTGCGCAGGTGATCGTGCGGGCGTACTGCGCCGAGATCGGTGTCCCGTACCACGAGACGGGGCTGGTCAGGTCGTATGCGGAGGCGCTGCGGCACTTGCGGCGAGTGGGGGAACCTCTTCGTGGTCCGCGGGCGTAGCCGGCGTCGCCGTGGCCGCCGACTCCTCCTGGCGTGCCGTACGACGGGCCGCCATCCAGGCGTAGACGAGGATCCCCGCGAACAGGAAGAGCACGCCCTGGTAGATCGCGGCGTAACCGGCGCCGGCTACGAGCCAGAAGGTGAAGCCGAAGGCGGTCAGGGCGAGGGTCAGATCGCGGGCGAAGCGGGCCGGGCGGACCTTGTCGCGGCGGCCGGTGAGCAGGAAGTAGACCTGGGCGCCGGCGGCGAGGAGGTAGGGCACGGTCGCCGAGAAGGTGGTGATCAGCACCAGTATCTCGAAGACCCCGCCGGAGCCGATCAGGTAGTTGATCACCGTGAGGGCGCTGGCCAGTACGACGGCGGCGAGGACGCCGAAGGTCGGGACACCGCGCCGCTTGGTCAGGAACGCGGCGGGGAACAGCTCGTCCTTCGCCGCGGCGTACGGGGACTGCGCGCTCATCAGGGTCCAGCCGTTGAGCGCGCCGATGATCGAGACGACGGCGGCGAGGGCGACGACCGTGCCGCCCCAGTGCCCGCCGAACATCGCGTTCACCGCGTCGGAGAACGGTGCCTGGGACTTCACCAGCTTGTCGTGGGCGACGGTGCCGAAGACGGCGACGGTGCCCAACAGGTAGACCACGGCGGAGCCGATGGTGCCGAGGACGGTGGCCCGGCCGACGTTCCGCTCCGGGTCGCGGACCTCGCCCGCGCTCATCGCGGCGGACTCCACGCCGACGTAGGAGTAGAGCAGGATCGCCGCGGCCGCGGACATCCCGCCGAGCGCGCTGCCGCTGCCCTCGTGGAACGAGCCGAGGTTGGCCGGGTCGAAGAAGAACAGGCCGACGACGGCGATGAAGAGCAGCGGGATGAACTTCAGGACGGTGGAGATCGTCTGGACCAGGCCGACGTAGCGGGTGCCCGCGAAGTTGGCGAGGGCCGGGAGCCAGAGCGCGCCGAGGGCGATCGCGAGGTCGGTGGCGTCATCGGGGCGGCCCGGGAGGAGGACATGGACGTAGCCGACGATGGCGACCGCGAGCGCCGCGTTGCTGACCCAGGTCATGGTCCAGTACGACCAGGCGGACAGGAATCCGGCGAAGTCGCCGAACGCCTCGCGCGCGTAGACGTAGGGGCCGCCGGTGTCCGGGTGGCGCTCGGCGAGCCGTCCGAAGACCAGGGCGAGGGCGACGGCGCCGACGGTCAGTACGCCGAAGGCGACGAGGCTGACGGTGCCGAAGGGGGCCACCGATGCCGGCAGCAGAAAGATGCCGCCACCGATGATGTTGCCCATCACTAGGCAGGTGGCGGTTCCCAGACCGAAGCGGCGCGTGTGCCGGTCGTTCATGGCGTGGTGGGCCTCTCGTCGTGCGCTGTGCACCCGGCGTTACCGAGCGGGGTTCATCGTCGGCGATCGTCGGCGCCCGCCAAAATCAGCGGGGATCGTCCTGTGCGCTGGGGTCCGGGGAGGGAAAACCTGCGGGCCTGCCCGCCCCGCGCCGTATTTCGTCCGCGGCCGGTCCGAGGGGCAGTTGTGGCCCCTCGGCCTCCGCCAGCCAGCGGCGCAGCACCCGGTGCACCTGTTCGGCGCCGGTCAGCGGCTCGCCGTCCGGGGTGGGCGGGGTCAGCTCGACGGGCCACAGCAGGAAGGGGTGGCTCTGGGCGCCGCCCAGCCCACCGTGCGAGCCGATCTGCTCCTCGAAGGCGTGTACCGCACCGGTCGCCGGGTCGCAGGCGGAGTTGACCATCAGGTCGGCGGTGTGCGGGAAGCGGTCGGTGCGTCGTACGGCCTCGGCCGCGCCGTCGCCGAACGGGGCCAGAGGGTCGGCGCCGATGAGGCGGCCGGTGGCGAGATGGTGCTCGCTGCCGGCCGGGCCGAGCACCACGGGGCCGTGGACCGCCGAGCGGACCAGCAGGAAGCCGATGCCGGGGTGGTTGGCGAGGGTGGCGAGCAGGGCGGGGTGTCTGCGGTCCAGCTCCTCGCGGGTGATCCGGCCGGGCACATCGGGGAACGACACCAGGCCGAGGTTTCCGGAGGCGAGCACGAGCGGCTGGGAGGCACCCGCGCCCGCCGTACGCTCCGGGCCCTGCCCCGCCGCCTCCTCGGGGCGGTGCAGCGCGGCCCGCGCCGCCTCCCTGGCCTCGGCTCCGCTCGGGGTACGGCCCGCGCGGCGGGGCACCGGCAGCCCGCAGCCGGCGCGGACGAGATCGCCCAGGCTCAGCCCGTAGCGCTCCAGGAACGTCGGGCCGTGGCTCTGGCCGTGGTCGGAGAGCAGCACCAGGCGGTACGGACGCGGTGCGTGCCGTGCGGCTCCGGCGATCAGCGCGATGGCCCGGTCGAGGCTGCGCAGGACCTGGAGCGCATCGCGGTGGGCGGGTCCGGAGTGGTGGGCCACCTCGTCGTAGGCGACGAGGTCGGCGTAGATGGCGGTGCGGCCGGCGAGCAGGTCGCCGATGACGGCCGCGACCACCACATCGCGCTCGACGACCGTGGCGAAGGCCCGGATGACGGGGTAGAGGCCGCCTCGTTTGACCCGCGGAAGTTCGCGGCGGAAGCGGGAGCGCAGCGACTGGGCGATCTCACGGAGGACCTCGGCGGCGAAGGAGACGGCAGTACGGGTCGCGTTGGCCGGGTCGGAGAAGTAGGCGAAGTAGCCGGCGCGGGAGCGGTTGTGCTTGCCGCGCCGGGCGGCCACCGACATGACCAGGGCGACCTGGTCGGCGCCGCCGCTGAAGAGGTTGCCGCGGCTGGCCCCGTCGTAGGCGAGCAGTCCGCCGTCGCCGGTGCGCTCGATGGCGCGGCGCTGGAGTGCGGCGGCGCCGCTGGGCCGGTTGCTGACGACGATGCTGCGGGTGTCCTTCTCGTACCAGCGGAAGGCCGGCAGATCCTCGTTGCTGCCGTGCAGGAGGGCGAGCTGGCTGGCGCCGGTCTGGCTGGACCAGTCGGTGCGCCAGGGGGTGAGGCGGTGGCTGTCGCCGGCCCAGCGGGCGACGGTCGGCATCAGCGGCCGCTCGCCCCGGAGAGCCTCACACAGCAGGTCGTGGCCGACGCCGTCGAGCTGGAGGAAGAGCGTGCCGGGCGTGGCCGGAGCGGAAGAACGGCTGCCCCGGCGGCCGCGGCGGCGTCCGGCGAGCCGGACCAGTCTGCGGTGGTACGCCTCGTCATTGCGCACCGCGAGGAAGGCGGAGGTGGCCGAGGAGGCGGCGGACATCGCGGCCGCGACGATCACCGCGGTCTCCGGTGCGGCCTGGCCGCGCCCCTCGGGGATCAGATCGAGGGCGAGCAGCAGCAGGGAGCCATTGAGGAAGAAGACCAGCAGGCCGAGGACGAGCGCCGGCACCAGCAGCAGGGCACGCACGAGAACGGGCCACACCAGCGCGCTGAGCAGGCCGAACGCTCCGGCACCCAGGGCGGCGGTCAGGGCGGTACGGGTGAGGCTGTCACCGCCCGCCGACTGCAGCCGGAAGTCGGGCAGCAGCCCGGCGAGCACCAGCAGCGTGAGGCTGGACACCAGCCAGACCGCGAGCACCCGGAACAGGGCGCCGCTGAGGACCTTCCACCCCGGCATCCGCACGCCGCTCACCTCACCCTCCGGCCCGCTCGGGCTACGGGCCTGCCGCCAGCATCGCACCAGGCGTCGGAGCGCGAGAGGGCCTGTGGATAACCGCGTCGGTCGCTCCCCGTCGGCCGTTTTCCGGGCCGGATGGTGGAGGATCGAGGGGACCGCACACGGGAAGCGAGCCGGCCGCCCGCGGCACGGGGGCGGCACGTCGGGACGGGAGGTGCTCGGTGTCGGTGGAGGTCACTTGGTGGGGGCATGCCACGGTGACGGTCGAGGACTCCGGGGTGCGGGTGCTGACGGATCCGCTGTTCGTGCCCCGGCTGGCCCATCTGCGGCGTCGGCGGGGCGCGCTGCCGCCGCCCGAGGCCGCGCGGGCCGATGTCGTCCTGGTCTCGCATCTGCACGCCGACCATCTGCACCCCGCCTCGCTGGCCCGGCTCGCGCCGGGGACCCGGCTGGTGGTGCCGCGCGGCGCGACGGCCGCGGTGCCGGGGCTGCGGCGGGTGGCGGTGGCCCGTGCGCTGCGGATCACCGAGCTGCGGGCGGGCGAGGAGTGCACGGCGGGCGCGCTGACGGTCCGCGCGGTGTCCGCGGCGCACGACGGGCGGCGGCTGCCCTACGGGCCGCGCCGGGTGCCGGCCCTCGGCTATGTCGTACGGGGCGCGGCCCGGACGTACTTCGCGGGCGACACCGGGCTGTTCGAGGCGATGGCGGCGGAGGTCGGGCCGTGCGAGGTGGCGCTGCTGCCGGTGGGCGGCTGGGGGCCGTTCCTGGGGCCCGGCCACCTCGATGCGCGGCGGGCGGCGCGGGCGGCGGCCCGTCTGGCGCCCGGCTGCGCGGTCCCGGTGCACTACGGCACGTACTGGCCGATCGGGATGGATGCCATCCGGCCGCATGAATTCCATGCGCCGGGCCAGGAGTTCGAGCGGCAGATGGCGCTGCTGGCGCCGGAGGTGACGGTGCACCGGCTCGGGCACGGCGAGTCGGTCCGGCCGAAGGTCGTGTGATGACGCTCGTCGGTGAGATCGGTGAACTGGCGCGGAACGTACCGCCGGAGTCGACACAGCAGGTGGTCGGCTATCCGTCGCTGTTCCTGCTGGTGGTGCTGGGGTCACTGGTGCCCGTGGTGCCGACGGGGGCGCTGGTCAGCTCGGCGGCGGTGGTCGCCTTCCATCACACCGCGCCGTTCTCGCTGCTGATGGTCTTCGCGGTGGCATCATGCGCCGCGTTCCTCGGCGATGTGGGGCTGTACTCCCTCGGGCGGCGCGGCAGCCACTCCCCCCATGGGTCGCGCTGGCTGGCACGGCTGCGGGCCCGCGCCGCACCGGAGCGGCTGGCACGGGCGCAGCACAAGCTGCGGGAGCACGGGGTCCTGGTGCTGGTGCTGTCCCGTCTGGTGCCCGCCGGGCGGATCCCGGTCATGCTGGCGTGTCTGCTCGCGGCGATGCCACTGCGGAGGTTCGTCCGTGGCGACATCCCGGCCTGTCTGGCATGGGCGGCGACGTATCAGCTCATCGGGCTGCTGAGCGGTTCGCTGTTCCCCCGCGCATGGCAGGGCGTGGCCATGGCCGTCGCACTGACCGTGGTGATCGGTGTGGCACCGGCCGCCTGGCGGCGCCTCGGACCGGCCCGCGGCAAAGACGGGTCGTAGTGCCACGCCCGGGTCGTAGGACCCACGCCCGGGTCGTAGGGGCACGCCTCCCCAAGTGCCTTCCGCGGACCGCCCGTTCGGGATACACAGACGCGCGGGCACGCGGACACGCGGACACGCTCAGCGCTCCGCCAGCACCCGGGAAGCGCCGACCGGCAGATCCCAGAGATCCTCGCGGGGGCGTCCGGTGGTGGCCCAGGCGGCGCGGACCCGGTGCAGCGGTTCCAGGGGCGGTTCGCCGGAGAGCAGAAAGGTCGACCAGTGCATCGGGGCCAGGGCGCGTGCGCCCAGGTCCTGGCATGCCTTGACCGCCTCCTCCGGGTCGGTGTGCACCGGCCGCAGCATCCAGCGCGGGTCGTAGGCACCGATGGGCAGCAGCGCCAGGTCGATGCCGGGGTGGCGGCGGCCGATCTCCTCGAACCAGTGGCCGTAGCCGGTGTCCCCCGCGAAGTGGATCCGCCGCCCGTCGGGCGCGGTCAGCAGCCAGCCGCCCCACAGAGTGCGGCAGGTGTCGGTCAGCGTCCGCTTGCTCCAGTGGTGGGCGGGGACGAACTCGAAGCGTACGGGGCCGCCGGGGGCAGGCAGTTCGACCGCCTCCCACCAGTCGAGATCGGTGACCTGGGTGAAACCGCGCCGGCGGGCCCAGGGCGCCAGTCCGGCGGGGAGCAGCAGCGGGGTGTGCCGCGGCAGCCGCTTGAGGGTCGGGGCGTCCAGGTGGTCGTAGTGGTTGTGGCTGATGACGACGGCGTCGACCGGTGGCAGGTCCTCCCAGCGGACGCCCACGGGGGTGACCCGTGCGGGCGTGCCGAGGATCTTGCGGGACCAGACCGGGTCGGTCAGTACGGTCAGCCCGCCGATCCGGATGATCCAGCTGGCGTGCCCGGCCCAGGTGAGCGCGAGGGTGGTGGGTCCTGCGGACGGCATCGGGCCCGGTGCGAAGGGGAGTTGCTGGATCTCCGGGAGAGTCTCGGGCGGCGGGCGCAGTTTGCCTTCCCGGGCGATCCGGGCCAGGGCGCGGACCCCGGGCAGCGGTGCGGTCAGCCGGTGGGTGAAGTCCCGCGGCCAGGTGCGGGGTTCGCCCAGCGGGCGCGGTGCGGCGAGCGGGGGCGGGGTGGCCGGTGGGGGCGGGGTGGCGTGAGGGAGGACGGGTGCGTCCGCGCTGGCCTGCCCGGTGGCCAGGGCCGGGGTGGGGCCCGAACCAGGGCCCGGACTGGGGCCCGAGGTGGGGCCCGGCGTGGCCCCCGTTCCCCCGCCCTGTTCGGCGCCGACGCCGGGTCCGGCAGTGGGCGGGAGTCGCTCGGTGTCGGGGGGCTGCTCGGCGAGGGAGCGCTCGGTCTGTTCGGTCATCGAGGGGCTCCTTACGGTGGACGGAACCGGGGCGGGTTCGGGGTGAGTGGCGGCGCGCGGGCGGCCGCCTAGGCGGCGGCGGTCAGCCGTCCGCGGACGTGGTGAGCCCGGCCAGGGCCCGGGACAGGGCGGTCAACGCCTCGGTGATGTGCGGGAGTTCCAGCGGATCGGCGGCCGCCAGGGCGTGCCGCCGCTGCTCCTGGCCGGCGCCCAGCAGCGCCTCGGCACCGAGCCGTACCCGCAGGGCACCCGGCTCGTCACCGAAGCGGTGCCCGCCGCGCGCCGCCCAGGGTGCCAACTTCCTTTCCAGCGCGTGCGATTCCACGACCCCCCGGGCGCCGAGGGGCCGGCGCAGCGGCTCGAAGTCGGCGTACAGATGGCTGCCGGAGCTGGGCGGACGGCAGACGGCGCCGGCCTCGGTGACGGTGTGGTGCAGCGCCGCGGCGAGCGCCCCGTATACCCGGGCGACGGTGGCTGTCCTGGCGCGCACCTCCTCGGGCTCGCCGAGCGCATGGGTGACGGCGCAGCCCAGCGGCCCCGGAAGCGGTGCGGGGACCGCGGCGAGCGCGTCCAGCACGGCGTCCCGGAAGACGGCGCCCCGGTCCGTGCCGGGGAACCGGGCCAGCGCGGCGGGCCAGGAGGCGGGCACCAGCGTGTCCCGCAAGTCGGTGAGCACCACGACACCGTCGGGCAGCATCTCGGCGGGGCTGAGCAGCACGGTGTCATGCGGATCGTGCAGCAGATCGCGGCGGGTCTCGTCGCTGATGACCCACAGCCCTTCGTCCGCCGCCGCCTCACAGACCTCGTACAGCTGCTCCGGCGCGGGGCAGGTGCCGGTGGGGTCGTCGGCGACGGACAGGACCAGTACGCGCGGGGTGTCGCCGTGGATACGGGCCCGGCGGACGGTCTCCAGCAGCGCGAACGGGTCGGGCACGCCGCCCGATTCCGCCGGTACGGGGGCGAGGTGCACCGGCCGGCCGAGCAGCCGGGCGGGGGGTGCGTACGACGCGGAGCAGGGCCGCGGCAGCACCACAGCCCCGCCGGCCGCGGCGTACAGCGCGAGCAGCAGGACCGGCGCCCCGGGGGCGGCGAGCACCCGGTCGGGGGCGGTGGCCAGACCACGGCGTTCCCAGTAGCCGCAAGCGGCGGAGCGCAGCGCCGCGGCGCCGCCCAGGGGCTCGGCTTCGGCACGGTCGGCGGCCGCGGCGAGGTGCGCGGCGAGCGCCGGGAGGACCGGCAGACCCACCGGCGGATCCGGGTCCGGCTCACGCTGCGGATCCCGGGCGGTCCGCTGCATCCGTACCTCCACTCCACGACGGCGGGTCGATCGTGGGCCCATCACATGAAGGACGGCCCCGTCCACCTTGGCAGATCAGGGGGGTGGCGACCGGGGCGACACGTCAGCGGAGTCGTCCCTGGGCCGGGTGCACCGGCTGCGGCTCACCCCGGGGACCGGCTGCGGCTCAGCCGGGCGTACCGACCGCGGCTCGTCCCGACGTACGGGCTACGGCTCATCCAGGTGGACCGGCTACAGATCAACCCGGCATACGGGCTACGCCCCTCCCGGCTCACCGGCTACAGCGTCAGCCGGCCGTCCCGCCCCCGCCTCGTAGCGATGCACCATGACCCACTCGCCGCTGCCCCAGTCCTGCCGCTCGGTGCCGCGACGCCGCCAGCCCAGCCGCTCGTACAGGGCGATGGCCGAGGCGTCGGTGGTCTTCACCTCCAGTACGGGCCGCAGGCCGCGGGCGGTCGCCTCCGTCTCGACGGCGCGCAGCAGCCGTCCGCCGAGGCCCGCACCGCGCGCGGCGGGTGCGACATAGAGCCGGCTGACCTCGGGGCCGCACAGCGCCGCATGACCGGCGATCCTGCCGTCCGTCTCGGCGACCCAGGCGGCGGTCAGCCCGTCGGGGGTCAGCCAGCGCGCCGGATCGTCCGGCCAGTGGTGCGGATAGCCGCTGTGGGTGTGCACCTCGGCCAGTACGGCCACACAGGCATCGAGGTCCCCGTTATGGCGTCTCCTGATCATCCGGGTCATCCGGGCATGGAAGCACAGCCGGCGGGTGGTACCCACCGGGCCCCCGGGGGACGCGCTCCGCGGCGCCGCGCCTGCCGCCTCCGCGGCGGGATCCTGCCTGTTCCAGGCCATCTGGGGTACAAGGTGGCGCATGCGATCGCTACTGACCCATCTCGACCGGCGGACCTTCGACCTGATTGCCGCGCGCGAATGGCCGGGCGCGCAGCGGGTGCTGCCCCGGCTGACCCGGAGCGCCAACCACGGGCTGCTGTGGTTCGGTCTCGCGGCCGGTGCGGCGGCGCTGGGCGGCCGGCCGATGCGCCGGGCCGCGCTGCGCGGAGTGGCCTCGCTGGCGGTGGCGTCGGCGACGGTGAACACCCTCGGCAAGCGCTCCGTCCGGCGGCAGCGCCCGCTGCTGGACACGGTGCCCGTGATACGGCAGCTGCACCGTCAGCCCATCACCTCGTCCTTCCCGTCCGGGCACGCGGCCTCGGCGGTGGCGTTCGCGACCGGTGTGGCCATGGAGAACAAGTGGTGGGGCCTGGCGCTGGCGCCGGTCGCCGCGTCGGTGGCGTTCTCCCGCGTCTATACGGGCGTGCACTATCCGGGTGATGTGCTGGCGGGTGCCGCGCTGGGGGCGGGCGCGGCGTTCGCGGTGCGCGGTTTCGCACCGACCCGCGCCCAGCTGGCGCCGCCCGCCCGGCCGCGCGCCGAGGCGCCCGCGCTGCCCGGCGGCCGCGGTCTGGTCGTGGTGGCGAACCAGGGGTCCGGGCAGCGCTCCGGCCCCCGCCCGGACCGGGCCGAGGAGGTGCACGGGGTGCTGCCGCAGGCCGAGGTGACGGTGTGCGGGGATCCGGACGGGCCGTCCCTGGACAAGGCCCTCGAAGACGCGGCGGAGCGGGCCAGAACGCTGGGTGGCGCACTGGGGGTGCTCGGCGGGGACGGCACCGTCAATGCCGCGGCGGCGGTCGCGGTACGGCACGGGCTGCCACTCGCGGTGCTGCCCGGCGGCACGCTGAACCACTTCGCGTACGACCTGGGGATCGAGACCCATGCGGCGGCGGCCCGCGCCGTGGAGACCGGTGAGGCCGTCGCGGTCGATGTGGCGCGCTTCCGGGCCGGGCCGCATCTGGAGGGGCGGCAGTTCGTCAACACCTTCTCGATCGGCGCGTATCCGGAGCTGGTGCGGATCCGTGAGCGGTGGGCGGGCAAGATCGGTGCCTGGCCGGCCGGGGTGCTGGCGGCGTGGGAGGTGCTGCGCACCGCCGAGCCGCTGACCGTGCGGATCAATGGCGAGCAGCGCGCCGTATGGCTGCTGTTCGTCGGCAACTGCCAATACCGGGGGCTGGGGTTCGCGCCGGTGCGGCGGCACGATCTGGCGGACGGGGTGCTCGATGTGCGGGTGGTGCACGGCGGCCGGCTGGCCCGCACCCGGCTGCTCCTCGCGGCCCTGACGGGCACCCCGCGCAGCTCTCCGGTGCTCGGTGAGGCGCGGCTGTCCCGGCTGCGGGTCAGCGACCTCCCGGCGGACACCGGGCTGGCATTCGACGGCGAAGTCGCTGCCGCGCCAAGCGAGTTGACGCTGGAGAAGCAGAACGAGGCACTGACGGTGTATCGCCTCCTGCCGGAATGAGGCCCGCCCGGATAAGGGCGGCCGAGTGGGCGGCGAGCACCAAGGACTGCCGCACTGCTCGAATAGCGAGACGCCACTCTCATCATTCGGGAAGCGGCGTACGGTGTGAGCACCACGCCGAGGGGCGGCCGCAGCGCGGTGCGGGCGGCCGTCCGGGCGGCGACCGGGGTGCCGCCGCGCGCCGCCCGGTCGCCCTCCGACGACGCATGCGAAGGAGCCGACCATGCCGCAGGAATCCGCCGTCTACACCCATGGACACCACGAGTCCGTACTGCGCTCCCACACCTGGCGGACCGCCGCCAACTCGGCCGGATACCTGCTCGATGCGCTCCGTCCGCACATGCGGATCCTGGACATCGGCTGCGGCCCCGGCACCATCACCGCCGATCTCGCCGCGCTGGTGCCGGGCGGACAGGTCACCGGCCTGGAGTACGCACCGGAAGTCCTGGAGCAGGCGCGCGCCACGGCCACCGACCGCGGGGTGACGAACGTCCGCTTCGCGGTCGGCGATGTCCACGCACTGGACTACCCCGATGACACCTTCTGCGTGGTGCACGCCCATCAAGTCCTCCAGCACGTGGGGGATCCCGTCCAGGCGCTGCGCGAGATGCGCCGGGTCACCAAGCCCGGCGGGATCGTCGCCGTCCGCGATTCGGACTACGCGGCGATGACGTGGTACCCGGAGTCCGACGGGATGACCGACTGGCTGCGGCTGTACCGGCGGGTGGCCCGCGCCAACGGAGGCGAACCGGACGCCGGACGCCGACTGCACGCCTGGGCACGGCAGGCCGGATTCACCCCCGACGCGATCACCGCCACGGCCGCCACCTGGCTCTACCGCACCCCCGAGGAGCGCTCCTGGTGGAGCGAACTCTGGGCGGACCGCACGGTCAGCTCCTCGTATGCGCGCATCGCGGTGGACGGCGGGCACGCCACGGCGGCGGAGCTGCACCGGATCGCACGGGCCTGGCGCTCCTGGGGCGCCGAGGAGGACGGCTGGTTCGGCATCCTGCACGGCGAGATCCTCTGCCGCGCCTGACGGCGGCGCGGGGTGCCGGGAGCAGGTCAACCGCTCCGCCCCGCCCCGCCCCGTCCCTCCGACGGCCCAGCCGCACCCCCTCCCCGGCAGATAAATCCTATTAATCCCGATATGCATGGGGCGTGACCCCACAACGACGCCTGGCCGCGATAGCGGCGCTGACCCTCCTGACGGCGGGCTGCGGAACCCAGCAGTCCGCCGGCCCCGCACGCTCCACACCTTCCGCCCAGCCGGGCGGCGCACGAGCCGTCGCCGCGGCCCACTTCACCCTCCTGGCCACCGGCGATGTGCTCCCGCACAACGAGATAATCCGGCGGTCCGGCGACGACGCGCACGGCCACGGCCATGACTTCCGCGCCATGTTCGCCGGGGTGAAGCCGGTGGTCTCCGGCGCCGACCTGGCGATCTGCCATATGGAGACGATCTACGGCAGGGACGGCGGCCCGTTCACCGGCTACCCCAGCTTCAAGTCCCCGCCCCAGGTCGCCGCCGCCCTCAAGGACACCGGCTACGACTCCTGCTCCACCGCCTCCAACCACACCCTCGACGACGGCGCCGACGGGGTACACCGCACCCTCGGCGCCATGGACGCGGTCGGCCTGCGCCATGCCGGTTCGGCCCGCTCCGCCGCCGAGTCCTCCCGGGTCACCCTGCTACGGGCCGGCCCCGCGAAGGTCGCCCAGCTCTCGTACACCTACGGCACCAACGGCATCCCGCTGCCCGGCAAGGCACCCTGGGCGGTCAATCTGATCGACCGGAAGAAGATCACCGCCGACGCCCGCGCGGCCCGCCGGGCCGGTGCGGACGTGGTGGTCGTCAGCATCCACTGGGGCACCGAGTGGCAGCCGCAGCCGGACGAGCAACAGCGCACCCTGGCCCGCGCGCTGACCGCCGCACGCACCGCCGGCCGCCCCGACATCGATCTGATCCTGGGCACCCATGCCCATGTCCCGCAGGCCTACGAGAAGGTCAACGGCACCTGGGTGGTGTACGGGATGGGCGACCAGCTCGCGGGCCATATGTTCAACCACAGCGACCAGCCGGACGGCCGCGGCAACCAGAGCTCGATGGCCCGCTTCACCTTCGCCGGCCCGTCCACACCCGGCGGGCGCTGGACGGTCCGCAAGGCGGAGTTCCTCCCCCAACTCACCGACGTCAACGACGGTTTCCGGGTCGTGAACCTCAACGCGGCGCTGGCCGGACAGCCCGGCCGCAGCGACTACGCACAGGCCCGGGACAGCATCCGGGAGATCGTGCTGTCCCGGGGCGCGGCGAAGAGCGGTCTGATCATGGCCAAGTGATCGCGTCCGGGCAGGTCCTCCAACTAGGGTGGCCCGCATGG contains these protein-coding regions:
- a CDS encoding aminotransferase class I/II-fold pyridoxal phosphate-dependent enzyme; this translates as MQRTARDPQREPDPDPPVGLPVLPALAAHLAAAADRAEAEPLGGAAALRSAACGYWERRGLATAPDRVLAAPGAPVLLLALYAAAGGAVVLPRPCSASYAPPARLLGRPVHLAPVPAESGGVPDPFALLETVRRARIHGDTPRVLVLSVADDPTGTCPAPEQLYEVCEAAADEGLWVISDETRRDLLHDPHDTVLLSPAEMLPDGVVVLTDLRDTLVPASWPAALARFPGTDRGAVFRDAVLDALAAVPAPLPGPLGCAVTHALGEPEEVRARTATVARVYGALAAALHHTVTEAGAVCRPPSSGSHLYADFEPLRRPLGARGVVESHALERKLAPWAARGGHRFGDEPGALRVRLGAEALLGAGQEQRRHALAAADPLELPHITEALTALSRALAGLTTSADG
- a CDS encoding bifunctional phosphatase PAP2/diacylglycerol kinase family protein, translated to MRSLLTHLDRRTFDLIAAREWPGAQRVLPRLTRSANHGLLWFGLAAGAAALGGRPMRRAALRGVASLAVASATVNTLGKRSVRRQRPLLDTVPVIRQLHRQPITSSFPSGHAASAVAFATGVAMENKWWGLALAPVAASVAFSRVYTGVHYPGDVLAGAALGAGAAFAVRGFAPTRAQLAPPARPRAEAPALPGGRGLVVVANQGSGQRSGPRPDRAEEVHGVLPQAEVTVCGDPDGPSLDKALEDAAERARTLGGALGVLGGDGTVNAAAAVAVRHGLPLAVLPGGTLNHFAYDLGIETHAAAARAVETGEAVAVDVARFRAGPHLEGRQFVNTFSIGAYPELVRIRERWAGKIGAWPAGVLAAWEVLRTAEPLTVRINGEQRAVWLLFVGNCQYRGLGFAPVRRHDLADGVLDVRVVHGGRLARTRLLLAALTGTPRSSPVLGEARLSRLRVSDLPADTGLAFDGEVAAAPSELTLEKQNEALTVYRLLPE
- a CDS encoding class I SAM-dependent methyltransferase, translated to MPQESAVYTHGHHESVLRSHTWRTAANSAGYLLDALRPHMRILDIGCGPGTITADLAALVPGGQVTGLEYAPEVLEQARATATDRGVTNVRFAVGDVHALDYPDDTFCVVHAHQVLQHVGDPVQALREMRRVTKPGGIVAVRDSDYAAMTWYPESDGMTDWLRLYRRVARANGGEPDAGRRLHAWARQAGFTPDAITATAATWLYRTPEERSWWSELWADRTVSSSYARIAVDGGHATAAELHRIARAWRSWGAEEDGWFGILHGEILCRA
- a CDS encoding GNAT family N-acetyltransferase, with translation MTRMIRRRHNGDLDACVAVLAEVHTHSGYPHHWPDDPARWLTPDGLTAAWVAETDGRIAGHAALCGPEVSRLYVAPAARGAGLGGRLLRAVETEATARGLRPVLEVKTTDASAIALYERLGWRRRGTERQDWGSGEWVMVHRYEAGAGRPADAVAGEPGGA
- a CDS encoding MBL fold metallo-hydrolase, which produces MTEQTERSLAEQPPDTERLPPTAGPGVGAEQGGGTGATPGPTSGPSPGPGSGPTPALATGQASADAPVLPHATPPPPATPPPLAAPRPLGEPRTWPRDFTHRLTAPLPGVRALARIAREGKLRPPPETLPEIQQLPFAPGPMPSAGPTTLALTWAGHASWIIRIGGLTVLTDPVWSRKILGTPARVTPVGVRWEDLPPVDAVVISHNHYDHLDAPTLKRLPRHTPLLLPAGLAPWARRRGFTQVTDLDWWEAVELPAPGGPVRFEFVPAHHWSKRTLTDTCRTLWGGWLLTAPDGRRIHFAGDTGYGHWFEEIGRRHPGIDLALLPIGAYDPRWMLRPVHTDPEEAVKACQDLGARALAPMHWSTFLLSGEPPLEPLHRVRAAWATTGRPREDLWDLPVGASRVLAER